A DNA window from Fragaria vesca subsp. vesca linkage group LG3, FraVesHawaii_1.0, whole genome shotgun sequence contains the following coding sequences:
- the LOC101315215 gene encoding desiccation-related protein PCC3-06-like — translation MASLSLAKNLIFNLSKSFPQSQVSLSLRPSLKISRVCFTSASKFSEGRNAPEERDSNSHRTYADKDWREKERGYGSADVSKHAKETMEEGLERTKREAEGMKERTKDYADEAKEKTKSAAETMAEKAKEGTQKAAEAADSAKENAKGYAYDAKENAKDYAYDAKEKTKDAKEKTKDMAGTVAEKAKEGTHKMADTADSAKEKATDYAYDAKEKTKDMAGTVADTAKEGTHKVAETADSAKEKAEGMAEMVVDKVKGGTHKAAETVKDTVKGAWEATKETGQSIKEAVVGSDGRVDDTSSDDEDVVVDLEDDTSGKVMDADVIERRRAAGYKKAGDKKYN, via the exons ATGGCGAGCCTTTCATTAGCGAAGAATCTCATCTTCAACCTCTCGAAGTCGTTTCCTCAATCCCAAGTTTCACTCTCTCTGAGACCCTCTCTCAAAATCTCCAGGGTCTGCTTCACCTCCGCCTCCAAATTCTCCGAG GGTCGAAATGCGCCAGAGGAGAGGGATTCCAATTCCCACCGGACGTATGCCGATAAGGACTGGAGGGAGAAGGAAAGAGGGTACGGCTCTGCTGACGTGAGCAAGCACGCGAAAGAAACCATGGAAGAAGGACTAGAGAGAACCAAGCGGGAAGCAGAGGGGATGAAGGAGAGAACGAAGGATTACGCCGACGAAGCTAAAGAGAAGACAAAGAGCGCGGCGGAAACAATGGCGGAGAAGGCCAAAGAGGGAACTCAGAAGGCTGCAGAGGCTGCGGATAGTGCTAAGGAGAATGCAAAGGGTTACGCTTATGATGCTAAGGAGAATGCAAAGGATTACGCTTATGATGCTAAGGAGAAGACAAAGGATGCTAAGGAGAAGACAAAGGACATGGCTGGAACTGTAGCTGAGAAGGCAAAGGAGGGGACTCATAAGATGGCGGATACTGCGGATAGTGCCAAGGAGAAGGCTACCGATTACGCTTATGATGCTAAGGAGAAGACAAAAGACATGGCTGGAACTGTAGCAGATACGGCGAAGGAAGGGACCCACAAGGTGGCGGAGACAGCGGATAGTGCTAAGGAGAAGGCGGAGGGTATGGCAGAGATGGTGGTGGATAAGGTGAAGGGAGGGACGCATAAGGCGGCAGAGACTGTGAAGGATACGGTGAAGGGCGCTTGGGAGGCAACCAAGGAGACGGGGCAGTCAATCAAGGAGGCCGTGGTGGGTTCTGATGGGCGGGTGGATGACACCTCATCAGATGATGAGGATGTCGTGGTTGATCTTGAAGACGACACGTCCGGGAAGGTGATGGATGCGGATGTCATTGAGCGGAGGCGTGCGGCTGGATATAAGAAGGCTGGTGACAAGAAATATAATTGA
- the LOC101300609 gene encoding uncharacterized protein LOC101300609: MASSQFIVQLVFLVLVFILEFVEAVEVFCLVMNVRDFHAMENFFTHSVVNSGGLKGVLGSCFMVDNMRSKNITSYHGVRQLKTKMKAQISLSSSGYAAAVFTHIPNINKTLFTHIPNIR; this comes from the exons ATGGCATCTTCACAATTCATAGTTCAACTTGTCTTCCTTGTTCTTGTGTTCATTCTAGAGTTTGTAGAAGCTGTTGAAGTTTTCTGTTTGGTGATGAATGTAAGAGACTTTCATGCCATGGAGAATTTCTTTACTCATTCTGTGGTGAACTCT GGTGGACTCAAAGGTGTCTTGGGTTCATGCTTTATGGTTGATAATATGAGAAGCAAGAACATCACTTCATACCATGGAGTGCGTCAACTGAAGACGAAAATGAAAGCACAGATTTCATTGAGTTCATCAGGTTATGCTGCCGCTGTTTTCACTCACATTCCAAACATTAACAAAACCTTGTTTACTCACATCCCAAACATTAGATAA